GCGAACCTCTTCTACGGCACCGGCATCCGCGCCTGCATCGTGGTGATCGACAAGGAGAACGCCCACGCCCGCACCGGCATCTTCATGATCGATGCCAGCAAGGGCTTCCTCAAGGACGGCAACAAGAACCGCCTGCGCGCCCAGGACATCCACAAGATCGTGGACGTGTTCAACCGGCAGGTCGAGCTGTCGCGCTATGCGCGCATGGTGCCGGTGAGCGAGATCGCGAGCCCCGCCAACGACTACAACCTCAACATCTCGCGCTACATCGATTCGAGCGAGCCGGAGGACCTGCACGACCTCGACGCGCACCTGAACGGCGGCATCCCCAACCGCGACAGCGACGCGCTCGATGCCTACTGGACCGTCTTCCCATCGCTGCGCCAGGCGCTGTTCAAAGACCACGCTCGCGCGGGCTACAGCATGACCCGCGTCGAGACGCAGGAGGTGAAGCCCACCATCCTCGGCCATGCTGAGTTCAGCGCTTATGCCGAGCGGGTCGTGGCCGCCATCGGTGCCTGGCGCAACGCGCACGAGGCGTGGCTCAATTGTCTGAAGATCAACGACCTCCCCAGACAGGTCATCCACATCTTGTCGGAAGACCTGCTCGCGCGCTTCAGCGACCTATCGCTGCTCAGCCGCTACGACGTCTACCAGCGATTGATGGACTACTGGGCGGAGACGATGCAAGACGACGTGTACCTGATCGCCGCCGACGGCTGGGTTGAGGCCGCCAAGCCGCGCGGGATTATCGAGGACAAGGAAAAGAAGATCAAGGAAACGGCGGATCTGACCATCGGCCGCAAGAAGTACAAGATGGACTTGGTCCCCCCGGCGCTGATCGTCGCCCGCTACTTCGCCAAAGAGCACTCCGCCATCGAGGCGCTACAGGCCAGGCAGGAAACCGTAGCCCGCGAGCTGGAGGAGTTCGTCGAGGAACACACCGGCGAAGAGGGCTTGCTGGAGGACGCCACCAACGACAACGGCAAGGTCACGAAGGGCGGCGTGAAGGAGCGGCTCAAGGCCATCGAAGGCGCGCCGGAGAGCGACGAAGAACGGGACACCCTTATTCGCTGCCTGGAACTGATCGAGGCCGAGTCCGAGGCGGGCAAGGCCGTCAAGGACGCGCAAGCGGTGCTCGATGAGAAGGTCCTGGCGAGGTACGCCAAGCTTATCGAGGCGGAGATCAAGAGGCTGGTGGTCGAGGAAAAGTGGTTCGCCAGCATCCGCGCCGGCATCGAGGGCGAGGTGCAGCGGTTGACGCAGCAACTCGCCGGGCGCGTGAAGGAACTGGAAGACCGTTACGCGCAGCCGCTGCCTGAACTTGAGTGCGAGGTCGAAGCGCTCTGCTCGAAGGTTGAATCGCACCTGAAAAAGATGGGGCTCGCGTGGGGATGAGCGGCGAAGCTGTGCAGGTTAAGGAGGCGTCCGCCCGGTATCTGACCAAGGCCGATGCGCCCGATGTGCCACCAGGATACAAGCGAACCGAGATCGGACTCTTTCCGGAGGAGTGGAGCGTTTCGCCTCTAGCCAAGCTTTCCGGTTTCATAACAAAAGGAGCGACGCCGACGACCTACGGTTTCAAGTGGGAACAAAGGGGCATTTTGTTCTTAAGGAGTGAGTGTGTCTCAGATAACGGGCTCGACCTCGATCAATCAATGTTCATTTCGTCCGCTGCAAATGAATCACTACGACGAAGTGAGGTTCGTGACGGAGACATACTAATCACGATTACCGGCAACGTAGGGCGCGTCGTTCTACTAAGAGGCGTCGGATCTGCGAATATCAATCAACACATAGCGCGAATCCGCATCGCCGCGCCTAGCGTGGATTCGGGATACGTCTACCATTTTCTATCCCAGCACCGAGTACGGCAGACATTTGAGACAATCACAACCGGCCAAGCCTACCCCCAGATCAGTCTTCAACAGGTACGGCAAGCGGTAGTTGCCTTGCCCCCTGAATCCGAACAACGCGCGATCGCCGAGGCGTTGTCGGATGTGGACGGGCTGCTCGGGGCGTTGGAGGCGCTGATCGCCAAGAAGCGAGCCATCAAGCAGGCGGCCATGCAGCAACTCCTCACCGGCAAGACCCGCCTGCCGGGGTTCAGCGGGGAGTGGGAGACGAGGCGGCTCGGGGATATCGCCTCATTCTTCAAAGGCTTGGGTTTGTCCAAGGCTGACCTGAGCCCCGACGGGAGGGTGCGATGCATCCACTACGGCGAGCTCTTTACGACCTACGGAGAGCGCATCGCAGAAGTTCTGAATGGGACTGACCGGGACGGGTCGTATGCTCGTTCTGTTCGCAATGACGTGCTAATGCCTACGTCCGACGTAACCCCGACCGGTTTGGCGACGGCGAGTTGCATCTTGTTGTCCAACGTCATCCTCGGGGGCGACATTCTTGTTATTCGCGCGCCGGCGGATGTCCTACATGGCGAGTTTCTGGCGGGAGCAATCAAGGTGCATCGCAGTCAGGTGATGCAACTCGTGTCTGGCACGACGGTCTTTCACTTGTATGGTCGGGACATGGCCAACTTCCGCTTCCTGGTGCCGAACGTTGAGGAACAGACAGCCATCGCGAATGTACTCTTCGACATGGACACGGAAATCGCGGCGCTGGAACGAAGGCGAGACAAGACCCGCGGCATCAAGCAGGGCATAATGCAGCAGCTCCTCACGGGCCGGGTGCGACTGGTCAAGCCGGCGCCAGTGGAGGCCGGCGCATGAGCACGGTGGGCCAGCGGGAACTCCTCACGCAGAAGCGCGTGGTCGCGTTCTTCAAGGACGCGCTCGACTATGCCTACCTCGGCCACTGGAAGGACCGCCCTGACAATAGCAACCTCGAGGAGGCGCTGCTCACCGACTGGCTCAAGCGGCAGGGCCACAGCGACAAGATCATAGGCAAAGTGCTGTTCGAGCTGAGCAAGGCCGCTGCGCTTGGTGGCAGCAAAACGCTCTACGACGCCAGCCGCGAGGTGTACGGCTTGCTCCGCTACGGCGTGAAGGTTCGGCCGGACGTGGGCGAGCAGAACATCACCGTCTGGCTGATCGACTGGAAGAAGCCCGGCGACAACGACTTCGGCATCGCCGAGGAGGTGACCGTCGCCGGGGAGAACACAAAGCGACCCGACCTCGTGCTCTACGTCAACGGGATCGCTCTCGGCGTACTGGAGCTGAAGCGCTCCACTGTGTCGGTGACCGAAGGTATCCGCCAGAACCTGGACAGCCAGAAGAAGGACTTCATCCGGCCGTTCTACGCCACGGTGCAGCTCGTGATGGCGGGCAACGACACCGAGGGGCTGCGCTACGGCGTGATCGAGACGCCGGAGAAGTACTGGCTGCGCTGGAAGGAAGGCGACGCGCACCCGGAGGCCGGCGGTAACCCGCTGCTGCGCGAGCTGGGCCAGCTCTGTAGCCACGAGCGGCTGCTCGAGCTGGTGCACGACTTCATGGTCTTCGACGCGGGCATCAAGAAGACCTGCCGCCACAACCAGTACTTCGGGGTGCGGGCGGCTCAGACGCGCGTGCAGCGTCGCGAGGGCGGCATCGTCTGGCACACTCAGGGCAGCGGCAAGAGTCTGATCATGGTCTGGCTGGCAAAGTGGATCCGCGAGCACGTGCGTGATGCCCGCGTGCTGATCATCACCGACCGCACCGAACTGGACGAGCAGATCGAGAAGGTATTCAAGGGCGTCAGCGAGGACATCTACCGCACCAAGAGCGGCGCCGACCTGGTGCAGGTGCTCAACGCCAGTGACAAGTGGCTGATCGGCTCGCTGGTCCACAAGTTCGGCGCGTCGGAGGAAGGCGACATCGATGCCTTCCTTGAGGACATCCGGAGCCACCTGCCCACGGGATTTCACGCCAAGGGCGAGGTCTTCGTCTTCGTGGACGAGTGCCACCGCACCCAGTCCGGCAAGCTGCACGACGCGATGAAGGCGCTGCTGCCCGGGGCGATGCTTATCGGCTTCACGGGGACGCCGCTGCTCAAGGACGACAAGCGGCGGAGCATCGAGACCTTCGGGCCGTACATCCACACCTACAAGTATGACGAGGCGGTGCGAGACGGCGTGGTGCTCGACCTGCGCTACGAGGCGCGCGATATCGACCAGAACATTACCTCGCAGGCGAAGATCGATCAGTGGTTCGAGCTGAAGACCCAGGGGCTGACGGACGTGGCTAAGGCCCAGCTCAAGCAGCGCTGGGGCACGATGCAGAAGGTGCTGAGCGCCCGGGACCGGCTGACCCAGATCGTCAATGACATCCTGCTGGACATGGAGACGCGGGACCGGCTGAAAAGCGGCCACGGCAACGCGATGCTGGTCTCGGGCAGCATCTACTCGGCGTGTCGCTTCTTCGAGATGTTCCAGCAGACGGATCTCGCGGGCAAGTGCGCGATCGTCACGTCCTACACGCCGTCACCGGCGGACATCAAGGGCGAAGAGACCGGCGAGGGGCAGACCGAGAAGCTGCGGCAGTACGACATCTACCGGAAGATGCTCGCGGTGCACTTCAACGAGCCGGAAGAGACTGCTATGTACAAGGTGGAGCAGTTCGAGAAGGGGGTGAAAAAGCGCTTCATCGACGAGCCCGGGCAGATGAAGCTGCTGATCGTCGTGGACAAACTGCTGACCGGCTTCGACGCGCCGCCCGCGACGTACCTCTACATCGACAAGCAGATGCAGGACCACGGCCTCTTCCAGGCGATCTGCCGGGTCAACCGCCTGGACGGAGAGGACAAAGAGTACGGCTATATCATCGACTACAAGGATCTCTTCCGGTCGCTGGAGCAGTCCATCAAGGACTACACCGGGGAAGCCTTCGGCGGCTACGACAAGGCCGACGTCGAGGGCTTGTTGAAGGATCGCCTCCAGCAGGGCCGGGAGCGGCTGGAGGAAGCGCGCGAGGCGGTTAAGGCGCTGTGCGAACCGGTGGAGCCTCCCCGCGATACGGCGGGTTATTTGCGGTACTTCTGCGCAGCCGAGAGCGGCAATGCCGAGCAGTTGAAGGACAACGAGCCCAGGCGCGTGGCGCTGTACAAGCTCGCCGCCGCGTTTCTGCGGGCCTACGCCAACCTCGCGAATGAAATGCGCGAGGCCGGCTACTCCGATGCGGAGACGCAGGAGATCAAGGGCGAGGTGGACCACTACGAGAAGGTGCGCGAAGAGGTCAAGCTCGCCAGCGGCGACTACATCGACCTGAAGATGTACGAGCCGGCCATGCGGCACCTGCTGGATACCTACATCCGGGCGGAGGAGAGCGAGAAGCTGTCGGCGTTCGACGACCTGACGCTGGTGCAACTGATCGTGGAGCGCGGTGACGCGGCCGTGGACGCGCTGCCCAGGGGTCTGCGCGAGAACCGGGAGGCGATGGCCGAGACGATCGAGAATAACGTCCGCAGGCTGATCATCGACGAGATGGCCGTCAACCCTAAGTACTACGAGAAGATGTCGGAGCTGCTCGACGCACTGATCGCGCAGCGCAAGCAGGAGGCGATGGACTACAAGGCCTACCTGGCAAGGATCGTCGCGCTGACCAAGCAGGTGAGCCAGCCGGAGACCCAGTCGTCCTATCCCTCGAGCATCAACAGCGCCGCATTGCGCGCGCTCTATGACAACCTGGAGGACGCCAGCGTGCTGGCGGTACGGGAGCGACCGGCGCCTTACGGCTCAGCTCCAGCCGCGGATGCCAGAGAAGCGAGGGCGCTGGCGGTGGATCGCGCTATCCGCCAGATAAAGAAGGCGGACTGGCGCGGCAACAAGTTCAAGGAGCGCGAGGTCCGCAACGCCATCCAGTCGGTGCTCGGTGCGGATGCGGGTCTGGGGGGTACCATCTTTGAGATCGTGAAGAACCAGCGTGAATACTAAACGGCAGCACATCGAGGTCCGAGGGCTGCTTATCGAGGTTGTCCGCAAGGACATCAAGAACCTCCATGTGGGTGTCTACCCGCCGGGTGGCCGAGTGCGGGTGGCCGCACCGCTTCGCCTTGGTGATGACGCCGTGCGGCTCGCCGTCATTTCACGCCTCGGATGGATTCGTCGGCAGCAGGCCGATTTCGAGCAGCAGGTGCGCCAATCACAGCGCGAGCTTGCGACCGGCGAAAGCCATTACGTTCAGGGCCGGCGCTACCGGCTCGACGTGATCGAGCACGACGGCCAACCGTCGGTGTGCCTGTCGAATAACACGGCTATGGAAATGCGCGTCCGCCCGGGGACCAACCGGGACAAACGCGAAGCCGTGCTTCAGCAGTGGTGTCGGGGACGGCTCCGGGCGCAGATTCTGCCGCTTCTCGCCAAATGGGAAACCAAGGTCGGCGTGACGGTTCCCGAAGTGCGAATCAAGAAGATGAAGACTCGCTGGGGTAGCTGCAATGCCGCGGCCCGGCGCATCTGGCTAAATCTGGAGTTGGCCAAGAAATCGTCTTCGTGTCTGGAGTACATCCTGGTGCACGAGATGGTCCACATCCTCGAACGGC
The window above is part of the Candidatus Rokuibacteriota bacterium genome. Proteins encoded here:
- a CDS encoding restriction endonuclease subunit S, translated to MSGEAVQVKEASARYLTKADAPDVPPGYKRTEIGLFPEEWSVSPLAKLSGFITKGATPTTYGFKWEQRGILFLRSECVSDNGLDLDQSMFISSAANESLRRSEVRDGDILITITGNVGRVVLLRGVGSANINQHIARIRIAAPSVDSGYVYHFLSQHRVRQTFETITTGQAYPQISLQQVRQAVVALPPESEQRAIAEALSDVDGLLGALEALIAKKRAIKQAAMQQLLTGKTRLPGFSGEWETRRLGDIASFFKGLGLSKADLSPDGRVRCIHYGELFTTYGERIAEVLNGTDRDGSYARSVRNDVLMPTSDVTPTGLATASCILLSNVILGGDILVIRAPADVLHGEFLAGAIKVHRSQVMQLVSGTTVFHLYGRDMANFRFLVPNVEEQTAIANVLFDMDTEIAALERRRDKTRGIKQGIMQQLLTGRVRLVKPAPVEAGA
- a CDS encoding type I restriction-modification system subunit M, translated to MALKKSQLYSSLWQSCDELRGGMDASQYKDYVLTLLFMKYVSDKYAGKPDALIEVPKGGGFADMVKLKGDKEIGDKINKIIGRLAEANDLKGVIDQADFNDESKLGAGKDMQDKLSKLVAIFDGLDFRANRAEGDDLLGDAYEYLMRHFATESGKSKGQFYTPAEVSRIMAQVVGIGADTRQDQTIYDPTCGSGSLLLKAADQAPRGMTIYGQEMDVATWALARMNMFLHGHPTHELWRGNTLAAPHFKNKDDSLKTFDFAVANPPFSAKAWSSGLDPANDVFGRFEYGIPPAKNGDYAFLLHLIASLKSKGKGAIILPHGVLFRGNKEADIRRNLIQRGLIKGIIGLPANLFYGTGIRACIVVIDKENAHARTGIFMIDASKGFLKDGNKNRLRAQDIHKIVDVFNRQVELSRYARMVPVSEIASPANDYNLNISRYIDSSEPEDLHDLDAHLNGGIPNRDSDALDAYWTVFPSLRQALFKDHARAGYSMTRVETQEVKPTILGHAEFSAYAERVVAAIGAWRNAHEAWLNCLKINDLPRQVIHILSEDLLARFSDLSLLSRYDVYQRLMDYWAETMQDDVYLIAADGWVEAAKPRGIIEDKEKKIKETADLTIGRKKYKMDLVPPALIVARYFAKEHSAIEALQARQETVARELEEFVEEHTGEEGLLEDATNDNGKVTKGGVKERLKAIEGAPESDEERDTLIRCLELIEAESEAGKAVKDAQAVLDEKVLARYAKLIEAEIKRLVVEEKWFASIRAGIEGEVQRLTQQLAGRVKELEDRYAQPLPELECEVEALCSKVESHLKKMGLAWG
- a CDS encoding SprT family zinc-dependent metalloprotease translates to MNTKRQHIEVRGLLIEVVRKDIKNLHVGVYPPGGRVRVAAPLRLGDDAVRLAVISRLGWIRRQQADFEQQVRQSQRELATGESHYVQGRRYRLDVIEHDGQPSVCLSNNTAMEMRVRPGTNRDKREAVLQQWCRGRLRAQILPLLAKWETKVGVTVPEVRIKKMKTRWGSCNAAARRIWLNLELAKKSSSCLEYILVHEMVHILERRHNERFRGLMDTLMPTWRLCRAELNRAPLAHEEWRY
- a CDS encoding type I restriction endonuclease subunit R; translated protein: MSTVGQRELLTQKRVVAFFKDALDYAYLGHWKDRPDNSNLEEALLTDWLKRQGHSDKIIGKVLFELSKAAALGGSKTLYDASREVYGLLRYGVKVRPDVGEQNITVWLIDWKKPGDNDFGIAEEVTVAGENTKRPDLVLYVNGIALGVLELKRSTVSVTEGIRQNLDSQKKDFIRPFYATVQLVMAGNDTEGLRYGVIETPEKYWLRWKEGDAHPEAGGNPLLRELGQLCSHERLLELVHDFMVFDAGIKKTCRHNQYFGVRAAQTRVQRREGGIVWHTQGSGKSLIMVWLAKWIREHVRDARVLIITDRTELDEQIEKVFKGVSEDIYRTKSGADLVQVLNASDKWLIGSLVHKFGASEEGDIDAFLEDIRSHLPTGFHAKGEVFVFVDECHRTQSGKLHDAMKALLPGAMLIGFTGTPLLKDDKRRSIETFGPYIHTYKYDEAVRDGVVLDLRYEARDIDQNITSQAKIDQWFELKTQGLTDVAKAQLKQRWGTMQKVLSARDRLTQIVNDILLDMETRDRLKSGHGNAMLVSGSIYSACRFFEMFQQTDLAGKCAIVTSYTPSPADIKGEETGEGQTEKLRQYDIYRKMLAVHFNEPEETAMYKVEQFEKGVKKRFIDEPGQMKLLIVVDKLLTGFDAPPATYLYIDKQMQDHGLFQAICRVNRLDGEDKEYGYIIDYKDLFRSLEQSIKDYTGEAFGGYDKADVEGLLKDRLQQGRERLEEAREAVKALCEPVEPPRDTAGYLRYFCAAESGNAEQLKDNEPRRVALYKLAAAFLRAYANLANEMREAGYSDAETQEIKGEVDHYEKVREEVKLASGDYIDLKMYEPAMRHLLDTYIRAEESEKLSAFDDLTLVQLIVERGDAAVDALPRGLRENREAMAETIENNVRRLIIDEMAVNPKYYEKMSELLDALIAQRKQEAMDYKAYLARIVALTKQVSQPETQSSYPSSINSAALRALYDNLEDASVLAVRERPAPYGSAPAADAREARALAVDRAIRQIKKADWRGNKFKEREVRNAIQSVLGADAGLGGTIFEIVKNQREY